One genomic window of Polyangiaceae bacterium includes the following:
- a CDS encoding AMP-binding protein — translation MKSSIPAAAAEAAERWGDALALEETSIVDGSAIRLSFSALWERCLGAARAFIAAGVEPGDRVAVWAPNCHEWILAAIGAQCAGAALVPMNTRFKAKEAAYVLQKSGAKLLVSIGDFLGTDYLGSLERELGAPGAQRLWESLPALERVIELGPASGKASWRTPVGAFIASGESTLVAEAKARAASVGPDDTSDILFTSGTTGHPKGVVTTHSQNVRAFTSWTEVVGLRAGDRYLIVNPFFHAFGYKAGWLACLLRGATILPHLVFDPGQVLRRIAADQVSMLPGPPALYQAILAHPELRAHDVSSLRLAVTGAASIPVDLIHRMRDVLGLETIITGYGLTECCGIVAMCRYDDDPETIAKTSGRAIEGVEMIAVNDAGEPVAPGEPGEIVVRGYNVMRGYFDDERATREAVDPDGWLHTGDIGIIDERGYVRITDRKKDMFIMGGFNCYPAEIENLMLSHPELVSVAVIGVPDERMGEVGMAFAVRRPESSLDVDALRAWCRENLANYKVPRYFELVDALPMNATGKVTKFVLRERATALLKGA, via the coding sequence ATGAAGAGCAGCATTCCTGCCGCAGCCGCTGAAGCAGCCGAGCGCTGGGGCGACGCCTTGGCGCTCGAAGAAACCTCCATCGTCGACGGTTCAGCCATTCGCCTCTCCTTCAGCGCGCTCTGGGAGCGCTGTCTCGGCGCCGCGCGTGCGTTCATCGCTGCTGGGGTGGAGCCGGGCGACCGCGTCGCTGTCTGGGCACCGAACTGCCACGAGTGGATCCTCGCGGCAATCGGGGCTCAGTGCGCCGGTGCGGCTCTGGTGCCCATGAACACGCGCTTCAAGGCCAAGGAGGCTGCGTACGTCCTACAAAAGAGCGGCGCCAAGCTGCTCGTCAGCATCGGCGACTTCCTCGGCACGGACTACCTCGGGAGTCTGGAAAGGGAGCTCGGCGCGCCTGGCGCGCAGCGGCTGTGGGAAAGCCTGCCAGCGCTCGAACGTGTGATCGAGCTCGGACCCGCCTCAGGCAAGGCCAGCTGGCGCACGCCCGTCGGAGCCTTCATCGCTTCGGGTGAATCCACGCTGGTCGCCGAGGCCAAGGCACGTGCGGCGAGCGTCGGGCCAGACGACACCTCGGACATCCTCTTCACGAGCGGCACCACCGGGCACCCCAAGGGCGTGGTGACGACGCACAGTCAGAACGTCCGCGCCTTCACCAGCTGGACAGAAGTGGTCGGGCTCCGCGCCGGCGATCGCTACCTGATCGTGAATCCGTTCTTTCACGCCTTTGGCTACAAGGCGGGGTGGCTCGCGTGCCTGCTCCGCGGCGCGACCATTCTCCCGCACCTGGTGTTCGACCCCGGCCAGGTCCTCAGGCGCATCGCAGCGGACCAAGTGTCCATGCTGCCCGGGCCACCCGCGCTGTATCAGGCGATTCTGGCTCATCCGGAGCTCAGGGCCCACGACGTGAGCAGCCTCCGCCTGGCGGTGACGGGCGCGGCGAGTATCCCTGTGGATCTGATCCACCGCATGCGGGACGTGCTCGGCCTGGAGACGATCATCACTGGCTACGGCTTGACCGAGTGCTGCGGCATCGTCGCCATGTGCCGCTACGACGACGACCCGGAGACCATCGCCAAGACCAGCGGACGCGCGATTGAAGGCGTGGAGATGATCGCGGTGAACGACGCCGGAGAGCCTGTTGCACCCGGGGAACCCGGCGAAATCGTGGTGCGCGGCTACAACGTGATGCGTGGCTACTTCGACGACGAGCGCGCCACTCGGGAGGCCGTCGACCCAGACGGTTGGCTCCACACCGGTGACATCGGCATCATCGACGAGCGCGGCTACGTGCGCATCACCGACCGCAAGAAGGACATGTTCATCATGGGTGGCTTCAATTGCTACCCTGCGGAAATCGAGAATCTAATGCTCAGCCACCCGGAGCTCGTGAGCGTCGCCGTGATCGGGGTGCCCGACGAACGCATGGGTGAAGTGGGCATGGCGTTCGCGGTGCGGCGCCCGGAGAGTTCTCTGGATGTGGATGCGTTGCGCGCCTGGTGCCGCGAGAATCTCGCGAACTACAAGGTGCCGCGCTACTTCGAGCTGGTCGACGCGCTCCCCATGAACGCGACCGGCAAGGTCACCAAGTTCGTGCTGCGTGAGCGCGCGACAGCGCTCCTGAAGGGCGCGTGA
- a CDS encoding thiolase domain-containing protein: MERCAIIGIGQTKYAAKRKDLSIPGLLREAALRALEDADLTFKDIDAVVVGTAPDMFEGIMMPELFLADALGAVGKPIMRVHTAGSVGGSTALVASHLISSGVHQRVLTVAFEKQSESNAMWALSPAIPFQPQLTAGAGGYFAPLIRAYMRRSNAPSHVGTLVSVKDRQNALKNPLAHLHLPEISREMVEQSPMLWDPIRYLDCCPSSDGAAALVLVNEAHAKAPTPPAWVLGGSMRSEAVLFSGRDQVNPKAGRDAAKDLYSQAGITNPRKEIDCAELYVPFSWFEPMWLENLGFCDEGEGWKLTEQGVTALDGDLPINMSGGVLSTNPIGASGMIRFAEAAMQVRGQAGEHQVDGAKIAMGHAYGGGSQFFSMWLVGSKKP; the protein is encoded by the coding sequence ATGGAACGCTGTGCAATCATCGGCATTGGCCAGACCAAGTACGCCGCGAAGCGCAAGGATCTCTCAATTCCAGGCCTCTTGCGCGAGGCCGCCCTGCGCGCCCTCGAAGACGCCGATCTGACGTTCAAGGACATCGACGCCGTCGTCGTGGGCACCGCCCCGGATATGTTCGAAGGCATCATGATGCCCGAGCTGTTCCTCGCGGATGCGCTCGGCGCCGTGGGCAAGCCAATCATGCGCGTTCACACCGCGGGTAGCGTCGGCGGCTCGACGGCCCTCGTCGCGAGCCACCTGATCTCGAGCGGTGTGCACCAGCGGGTGCTCACGGTCGCCTTCGAGAAGCAGTCCGAGAGCAACGCGATGTGGGCCCTCTCCCCCGCCATCCCTTTCCAACCGCAGCTCACTGCCGGCGCTGGCGGCTACTTCGCGCCGCTCATTCGCGCGTACATGCGCCGCTCGAATGCCCCGAGCCACGTCGGCACCCTGGTCAGCGTGAAGGATCGCCAGAACGCGCTGAAGAATCCCCTCGCTCACCTGCACCTCCCGGAAATAAGCCGTGAGATGGTCGAGCAGAGCCCAATGCTCTGGGATCCGATCCGCTACCTCGACTGCTGTCCCTCCTCCGACGGCGCAGCGGCGCTGGTACTGGTCAATGAAGCCCACGCCAAGGCGCCCACTCCCCCCGCGTGGGTGCTCGGCGGCTCGATGCGCAGCGAGGCGGTGTTGTTCAGCGGTCGCGACCAGGTGAATCCCAAAGCGGGTCGCGACGCGGCGAAGGATCTCTACTCCCAAGCCGGCATCACCAATCCCCGCAAGGAAATCGACTGCGCCGAACTCTACGTGCCCTTCTCCTGGTTCGAACCCATGTGGCTCGAAAACCTAGGCTTCTGCGACGAAGGCGAAGGCTGGAAGCTCACCGAGCAAGGCGTGACCGCCCTCGACGGTGATCTACCGATCAACATGAGCGGCGGCGTGCTCTCGACGAACCCCATCGGCGCGAGCGGTATGATCCGCTTCGCCGAAGCCGCCATGCAGGTGCGCGGCCAAGCCGGTGAGCACCAAGTCGACGGCGCGAAGATCGCCATGGGCCACGCCTACGGCGGCGGCTCCCAGTTCTTCAGCATGTGGCTCGTCGGCAGCAAAAAGCCCTAG
- a CDS encoding thiolase domain-containing protein, whose protein sequence is MRDIAIVAFTQLPNQRRHTDREEVELVQPVVAEALEQAGLNKSQIGFTCSGSSDYLLGRPFSFVSALDSVAPWPPINESHVEMDGAWALYEAWVRLQHGDVDTALVYAYGKSSLGSLRDVLSQQLDPYYTAPLWPDAISLAALQARAVLDAGWASERDFAEVASRNRAQGRQNPNAHQVGDYAVDSLMSEPYLVEPLRKHDCPPISDGAACVILATAERARELVKRPAIIRGIDHRVEPHFLGMRDLTESPSARIAGERAGATKGKLDIAELHAPFAHQELILKRALGLGEDVKLNPSGGALCANPMMVAGLTRLGEAANHILRGDAGRVLAHATSGPCLQQNLVAVMEAE, encoded by the coding sequence ATGCGAGACATCGCAATCGTCGCGTTCACGCAGCTGCCGAACCAGCGTCGCCACACCGACCGCGAGGAGGTGGAGCTGGTCCAGCCCGTGGTGGCCGAAGCTCTCGAGCAAGCGGGCTTGAACAAGTCGCAAATCGGCTTCACTTGCTCAGGCAGCAGCGACTACCTGCTGGGGCGACCATTCAGCTTCGTCTCGGCCCTGGACTCCGTCGCGCCGTGGCCGCCCATCAACGAATCCCATGTGGAAATGGACGGAGCCTGGGCACTCTACGAAGCCTGGGTGCGTCTGCAGCACGGAGACGTGGACACAGCTCTGGTCTATGCCTACGGCAAGTCGAGTCTCGGCTCGTTGAGAGACGTGCTGTCTCAGCAGCTCGACCCCTACTACACCGCGCCACTCTGGCCCGACGCCATCAGCCTGGCAGCGCTTCAAGCGCGTGCCGTGCTGGACGCTGGCTGGGCGAGCGAGCGCGACTTCGCAGAGGTCGCGAGCCGCAACCGCGCCCAGGGCAGGCAGAACCCCAACGCCCACCAGGTCGGGGACTACGCCGTGGACAGCCTGATGAGCGAGCCCTACCTGGTTGAGCCGCTCCGCAAGCACGACTGCCCGCCCATCAGCGACGGTGCGGCCTGCGTGATCTTGGCCACCGCCGAGCGCGCCCGGGAGCTCGTGAAGCGCCCGGCCATCATCCGCGGCATCGACCATCGCGTGGAGCCCCACTTTCTCGGCATGCGCGACCTGACGGAGTCTCCTTCCGCGCGGATCGCTGGCGAACGTGCCGGCGCTACCAAGGGCAAGCTCGACATCGCAGAGCTCCACGCACCGTTTGCCCACCAGGAGCTGATCTTGAAGCGCGCCCTGGGGCTTGGAGAAGACGTCAAGCTCAACCCCTCCGGCGGCGCGCTATGCGCAAACCCCATGATGGTCGCCGGGCTAACCCGCCTGGGTGAAGCCGCGAACCACATCCTGCGCGGAGACGCGGGGCGGGTGCTGGCTCACGCCACGAGCGGCCCGTGCCTACAACAGAACCTCGTCGCCGTGATGGAGGCCGAGTGA
- a CDS encoding ferredoxin, which yields MKILIDYDLCEANGVCVKFAPTVFKLDDDDNLHLLIAEPGEDLREQVKKAEARCPKAAIRVED from the coding sequence GTGAAGATCCTCATCGACTACGACCTGTGTGAGGCGAACGGCGTGTGCGTGAAGTTCGCCCCCACGGTGTTCAAGCTCGACGATGACGACAACCTGCACCTGCTCATCGCAGAGCCCGGGGAGGACCTGCGCGAGCAAGTGAAGAAAGCCGAAGCGCGCTGTCCCAAAGCGGCGATCCGCGTCGAAGACTGA
- a CDS encoding outer membrane protein transport protein gives MSHISLRQRALVACLTLAPSLGVAGVANASPLFELVGGTTGAGGFNGRVTGADAPSTYFNPALLGYAQKGFTLGVLVLSDQTEITYDGRTGGTVPLAVGNRNIVDGNGNPIPNDTVPTGWLEDGCTDSICTPAFGPRRRGQGRDVGVTRSYTILGLVSPIVDKRFVLGLHALIPNGEFTTAQAFYNDEREQFFSNSLHPELYSDRLTATSLAFGAGGQITDELAVGLSFTLSLTNTADAGTYVRDPADYDQLLLSTDVKVNTAVSPHFGVVWKPSDRFSLAGTVHSEQKLVIETAFSAALPAGQESDTTRKAVHDFVPWSFGLGSEVGLTDDTSLVGGVSYTLWSDYIDRHGQVPGDVYGSEYAWKNTFAFSFGARQHIDDVTAFIDLGYTPTPVPEQTGRSNYVDNDRLSATAGANFEFEAFGLRFRPEIQVQGHHLIDRYQKKDDSKLRDEVPDDSVVASTGNPLPGREGLQTNNPGWPGFSSGGWLYGGAASLTLLY, from the coding sequence GTGAGCCACATTTCCTTACGGCAGCGAGCCCTGGTCGCGTGCCTGACGCTCGCTCCAAGCCTCGGCGTCGCAGGGGTCGCCAACGCCTCACCGCTGTTCGAGCTGGTAGGCGGAACGACGGGCGCCGGCGGGTTCAACGGGCGCGTCACCGGGGCGGACGCGCCCTCCACTTACTTCAACCCGGCCCTCCTCGGCTACGCCCAGAAGGGTTTCACCCTGGGCGTGCTCGTGCTTTCCGACCAGACGGAGATCACGTATGACGGGCGCACGGGCGGCACCGTTCCACTTGCCGTGGGGAATCGCAACATCGTCGACGGAAACGGCAATCCCATTCCTAACGACACGGTTCCCACCGGTTGGCTGGAAGATGGCTGCACGGACAGCATCTGTACCCCCGCGTTCGGGCCCCGCCGGCGCGGCCAAGGTCGAGACGTTGGGGTGACCCGCAGCTACACCATCTTGGGCTTGGTCAGTCCCATCGTGGACAAGCGCTTCGTGCTCGGCCTCCACGCGCTGATCCCCAACGGAGAGTTCACGACGGCGCAGGCCTTCTACAACGACGAGCGCGAGCAGTTCTTCTCGAATAGCCTGCATCCAGAGCTCTACTCGGATCGCCTCACCGCGACTTCGCTGGCGTTCGGAGCCGGCGGGCAGATCACTGACGAGCTGGCGGTGGGGCTGTCGTTCACGCTCAGTCTGACCAACACCGCCGACGCCGGAACCTACGTACGGGATCCCGCTGACTACGATCAGCTGCTGTTGTCGACGGACGTCAAGGTGAACACCGCGGTGTCCCCGCACTTCGGCGTGGTGTGGAAGCCGAGCGATCGCTTCAGCCTCGCCGGTACGGTGCACTCGGAGCAGAAGCTGGTGATCGAGACCGCGTTCAGCGCCGCGCTGCCCGCAGGTCAGGAATCGGACACCACGCGCAAGGCAGTGCACGACTTCGTGCCTTGGAGCTTCGGGCTCGGCAGTGAGGTGGGTTTGACCGACGACACCTCGTTGGTTGGGGGGGTGAGTTACACCCTGTGGTCCGACTACATCGACCGTCACGGCCAAGTACCCGGCGACGTCTACGGCAGCGAGTACGCTTGGAAGAACACGTTCGCTTTCAGCTTCGGCGCGCGCCAACACATCGACGACGTGACCGCCTTCATCGACCTCGGCTACACCCCCACACCCGTTCCCGAGCAGACGGGGCGTAGCAACTACGTCGACAACGACCGACTGAGCGCCACCGCCGGAGCGAACTTCGAGTTCGAGGCCTTCGGATTACGATTCCGCCCGGAAATTCAAGTCCAGGGGCACCACCTCATCGACCGCTACCAAAAGAAGGACGACAGCAAGCTGCGGGACGAAGTCCCGGACGACTCCGTCGTCGCGTCCACGGGTAATCCCCTGCCCGGTCGAGAAGGCCTGCAAACCAACAACCCCGGCTGGCCTGGCTTTTCAAGCGGCGGCTGGCTCTATGGCGGCGCCGCTTCACTCACCTTGCTCTACTGA
- a CDS encoding DUF4215 domain-containing protein gives MRKGKSRRLIHLGGALVCSTLATGLVTACAEDTILPVDFVCGDGQLDGPETCDNDSEGCVDCQIAAGWECPDNECHSVCGDGILVGDEECDSDDRTQCDSACKLGTRTTGCDMTGYWITRQTDFSIDRVLNGLQTSTNWYVYKISQSGDTFTIEENLFCGIQVSGSVDVILPEIGVKALMYRNSQDQTNTAQGPRQGESAASGGSCNFSLERWYFLRGLDFDANPPFAPAEFSTNAELSTLRSMPTPEMPDGAADTDGDGHLGMRWEVSGNASGIRHTVMRDWNEYSPDPEFPIAPDQIEFTSYSRFDNQEVIFETEGCPLIGCGVLEALSDPSKTHKGRVTFRYLGATLDDPRVAAIIGSPLHMDEAEDLATCTRARQALPHKDSKDLGVKK, from the coding sequence GTGAGGAAGGGCAAGAGCAGGCGGTTGATCCACCTGGGCGGCGCGCTCGTGTGTTCCACGTTGGCAACAGGTCTCGTGACGGCCTGCGCCGAGGACACGATCCTGCCGGTCGACTTCGTTTGCGGCGACGGCCAGCTCGATGGCCCGGAGACGTGCGACAACGACAGCGAGGGCTGTGTCGACTGTCAGATCGCCGCGGGTTGGGAGTGCCCGGACAACGAGTGTCACTCCGTGTGCGGCGACGGCATCCTGGTCGGTGACGAAGAGTGCGACTCCGACGACCGAACCCAGTGTGATTCCGCATGTAAATTGGGGACGCGCACCACGGGCTGCGACATGACCGGCTACTGGATCACTCGTCAGACCGATTTCTCCATCGATCGCGTGCTCAACGGGCTCCAGACCTCGACCAACTGGTACGTCTACAAGATCAGCCAAAGCGGCGACACCTTCACGATCGAGGAGAACCTGTTCTGCGGCATCCAGGTGAGCGGTAGCGTCGACGTGATCCTCCCGGAAATCGGCGTAAAGGCGCTGATGTACCGGAACTCGCAGGATCAAACCAACACCGCCCAGGGTCCGCGTCAGGGCGAATCCGCCGCGAGTGGTGGTAGCTGCAACTTCTCTCTGGAGCGCTGGTACTTCTTGCGTGGCCTCGATTTCGACGCAAACCCGCCCTTCGCCCCAGCTGAGTTCTCCACCAACGCCGAGCTCAGCACCCTGCGCTCGATGCCCACACCCGAGATGCCCGACGGCGCTGCGGACACCGACGGTGATGGTCACCTCGGCATGCGTTGGGAGGTCAGCGGCAACGCTTCAGGGATACGCCACACGGTGATGCGGGACTGGAACGAGTACAGCCCCGACCCTGAGTTCCCCATCGCGCCAGATCAGATCGAGTTCACCTCCTACTCCCGCTTCGACAATCAGGAGGTGATCTTCGAGACCGAGGGTTGCCCGCTCATCGGCTGCGGAGTGCTCGAGGCGCTCTCAGACCCTTCGAAGACCCACAAGGGGCGTGTCACTTTCCGCTACCTCGGTGCGACGCTGGACGACCCACGAGTAGCGGCGATCATTGGTTCGCCGCTCCACATGGATGAAGCGGAGGATCTGGCTACCTGTACGCGGGCACGCCAGGCGTTGCCCCACAAGGACTCCAAAGACTTGGGGGTAAAGAAGTGA
- a CDS encoding acyl-CoA/acyl-ACP dehydrogenase: MDFAFTEDQQGLVGLCRQMFGELCAPEAIAQLEKSGQPVFHKQLWSRMAESELLGLNLKEDVGGLGLGMVEVCLIHEQAGWVTAPLPLTACLAMGAPALDRFGSDALRQAVLPGVIRGESILCATTSRVSATQTSEGFTLDGELDCVPWAPVASHIVLLAEHASQLSALCVELKGLEVERQTASNEEPLGRIRFAGHPVPASNLLGELGHGETVSAFMSERGQVAQAASILGMAARALRLTAKYATERQQFGRAIGTFQAVGQRAADAFVDVETIRVALWRAAWLLDDAQPATAEVLVASYWAKDAGNRVVNAAQHIHGGIGFDRDYPLYRYFLGVKTLEQRMGSATSCLSELGRRMAQE; this comes from the coding sequence ATGGACTTTGCTTTCACCGAAGACCAGCAGGGCCTGGTTGGACTCTGCCGCCAGATGTTTGGCGAGCTATGCGCTCCCGAGGCCATCGCCCAGCTCGAGAAATCCGGGCAGCCCGTGTTCCACAAGCAGCTGTGGTCCCGCATGGCGGAGAGCGAGCTGCTCGGGTTGAACCTGAAGGAAGACGTGGGCGGCCTCGGCCTCGGCATGGTCGAGGTGTGTTTGATCCACGAACAGGCTGGCTGGGTCACGGCGCCCTTGCCCCTCACCGCTTGCTTGGCCATGGGCGCACCAGCACTCGATCGCTTCGGCAGCGATGCGCTTCGCCAGGCCGTGTTACCCGGTGTGATCCGCGGGGAAAGTATCCTCTGCGCTACGACCAGCCGCGTGAGCGCGACGCAGACCAGCGAAGGCTTCACCCTGGACGGCGAGCTCGACTGCGTTCCCTGGGCGCCCGTCGCATCGCATATCGTGCTGCTGGCGGAGCACGCGAGCCAGTTGAGCGCGCTGTGCGTGGAGCTCAAGGGGCTCGAGGTCGAGCGCCAGACCGCCAGCAACGAGGAGCCTCTCGGGCGGATCCGCTTCGCCGGCCACCCCGTCCCCGCCAGCAACCTGCTGGGTGAGCTCGGCCACGGCGAGACCGTGAGCGCCTTCATGAGCGAACGCGGCCAGGTGGCCCAAGCGGCGTCGATTCTAGGCATGGCCGCCCGGGCGCTGCGCCTGACGGCGAAGTACGCCACGGAGCGCCAGCAGTTCGGTCGCGCGATCGGCACCTTTCAGGCTGTGGGACAGCGGGCAGCGGACGCCTTCGTGGACGTCGAAACGATCCGCGTCGCGCTGTGGCGCGCCGCTTGGCTGCTGGACGATGCCCAGCCGGCAACGGCTGAGGTCCTGGTCGCCTCGTACTGGGCGAAGGACGCGGGCAATCGCGTGGTCAACGCGGCGCAGCATATCCACGGCGGGATAGGCTTCGACCGCGACTACCCGCTCTATCGTTATTTCCTCGGGGTCAAGACACTCGAGCAACGCATGGGTTCTGCAACCAGCTGCCTCAGCGAGCTGGGGCGACGGATGGCGCAGGAGTGA
- a CDS encoding acyl-CoA dehydrogenase family protein, producing the protein MYLDYTPEQKQLRDELRSYFGRLMTPELQEEVALTESGGRLYSQALKQMGADGWLGIGWPKEYGGQGRPAIEQFIFFDEVQRAGFPIPLLTLNTVGPTLMKYGSDAQRQALLPRILKGDLHFSIGYTEPQAGTDLAALKTTARRDGDHYVVNGQKVFTSLADHADYIWLAVRTDPDAARHKGISILMVDTKLPGVSMTPTRTLGDNRCFTTFYEDVKVPADMLIGQENGGWRMITNQLNHERVALFTAGIVERFLVEVTEWAKATQAPEGGRVIDRGWVQVNLAKVKAGTDVLRLFNWRQAWNIERGELPPHEASAVKIYGSEYYLWAARCLMEIMGEASTIQGGSPGAVLHGRLERYYRATLVLTFGGGTNEIQRDIIAMAGLGMPRQER; encoded by the coding sequence ATGTATCTTGACTACACGCCCGAACAAAAGCAGCTGCGTGACGAACTACGCAGCTACTTCGGGCGGCTGATGACACCAGAGCTACAGGAAGAAGTGGCTCTAACGGAGAGCGGCGGTCGGCTTTACAGTCAGGCCCTCAAGCAGATGGGTGCGGACGGCTGGCTCGGGATCGGCTGGCCCAAGGAGTACGGCGGTCAAGGCCGACCGGCGATCGAGCAGTTCATCTTCTTCGACGAAGTGCAGCGCGCAGGCTTTCCCATCCCGCTGCTCACGCTGAACACCGTCGGCCCGACACTGATGAAGTACGGCAGCGACGCCCAGCGTCAGGCGCTGCTACCCCGCATTCTGAAGGGCGATCTCCACTTCTCCATCGGCTACACGGAGCCTCAGGCCGGCACGGATCTAGCGGCCCTCAAGACGACTGCACGCCGCGACGGCGATCACTACGTGGTCAACGGCCAAAAGGTGTTCACGAGCCTCGCGGATCACGCGGACTACATTTGGTTGGCGGTGCGCACCGACCCCGATGCCGCGCGGCACAAGGGGATCTCCATCTTGATGGTGGACACCAAGCTGCCCGGCGTGAGCATGACCCCCACGCGCACCTTGGGTGACAACCGCTGCTTCACCACCTTCTACGAAGACGTGAAGGTGCCGGCCGATATGTTGATCGGTCAGGAAAACGGCGGCTGGCGCATGATCACGAACCAGCTGAACCACGAGCGAGTGGCCCTGTTCACCGCGGGCATCGTGGAGCGCTTCCTGGTCGAGGTCACGGAGTGGGCCAAAGCCACTCAAGCCCCTGAGGGCGGCCGGGTGATCGACCGCGGCTGGGTTCAGGTCAACCTTGCGAAGGTCAAGGCGGGCACGGACGTGCTGCGCCTCTTCAACTGGCGCCAGGCCTGGAACATCGAGCGCGGCGAACTTCCTCCGCACGAAGCCTCCGCGGTCAAGATCTACGGATCCGAATACTATCTGTGGGCGGCACGTTGCCTCATGGAAATCATGGGAGAAGCGTCGACCATCCAAGGTGGTTCGCCTGGGGCCGTACTCCACGGTCGCCTCGAGCGCTACTACCGAGCGACCCTCGTGCTCACCTTTGGCGGAGGTACGAACGAAATCCAACGCGACATCATCGCGATGGCGGGCCTTGGAATGCCCAGGCAGGAGCGCTGA
- a CDS encoding alcohol dehydrogenase catalytic domain-containing protein: MTWRRMRMLETGFTRELEPSEAPLPEPSGSQVLVEVEACGVCYRDTIDRSGRFAFIQLPVTPGHEAVGRVVAVGNDVSSWKVGDRIASMHRDSCGTCPSCQAGDTSLCPFAASVLGLLVDGGYASHILAPERCFYPMPEEIPAAMAAILHCTYGTAYRGLVRWGQLKSGQRALITGANGGVGAAAIQIAKRLGAGVVAVVRSEEHVGYCKELGADEVLVNSGGDFHRQLGQRVEVALDCVGEPTFNAALRSLSVGGRIVSIGNVVGKRAELNLGYIITTGLSIHGSSGATPDDMRALLELHAQQPLSAVVHEERPLAEADAAQRRLLEGNLHGRIVLVP; encoded by the coding sequence ATGACGTGGCGTCGCATGCGCATGCTTGAAACAGGTTTCACTCGCGAGCTCGAGCCCAGTGAGGCGCCCCTGCCCGAGCCCAGCGGGAGCCAGGTGCTGGTCGAGGTGGAGGCGTGCGGCGTGTGCTACCGCGACACCATCGACCGCAGTGGTCGCTTTGCCTTCATTCAGCTCCCGGTCACACCTGGCCACGAAGCCGTGGGTCGGGTCGTGGCCGTCGGCAACGACGTCAGCTCCTGGAAGGTTGGCGATCGCATCGCGAGCATGCATCGCGATTCCTGCGGCACCTGCCCCAGTTGCCAAGCGGGGGACACCTCCCTGTGTCCCTTTGCGGCGAGCGTCTTGGGCCTATTAGTCGACGGCGGCTACGCGAGCCATATCCTCGCCCCGGAGCGCTGCTTCTATCCCATGCCGGAGGAAATCCCGGCGGCAATGGCTGCGATCCTGCACTGCACTTACGGAACGGCGTACCGGGGCTTGGTGCGCTGGGGGCAGCTCAAGTCCGGCCAGCGGGCGCTGATCACTGGCGCGAATGGCGGCGTCGGCGCAGCGGCAATCCAGATCGCAAAACGCCTCGGCGCGGGCGTCGTTGCCGTCGTTCGGAGTGAAGAGCACGTCGGCTATTGCAAGGAGCTCGGGGCGGACGAGGTGCTGGTGAACTCGGGAGGCGACTTCCACCGCCAGCTCGGGCAGCGAGTCGAAGTTGCCCTCGACTGTGTTGGGGAGCCGACCTTCAACGCCGCGCTACGCAGCTTGAGCGTCGGGGGTCGTATCGTCAGCATTGGCAACGTCGTGGGCAAGCGCGCGGAGCTGAATCTCGGGTACATCATCACCACAGGGCTCAGCATCCACGGCTCGAGCGGCGCGACGCCCGATGACATGCGCGCCCTCTTGGAGCTGCACGCCCAGCAGCCACTCAGCGCGGTGGTCCATGAAGAGCGCCCCCTCGCCGAGGCCGACGCCGCCCAGCGCCGGCTGCTCGAAGGCAACCTTCACGGTCGCATCGTGCTGGTCCCATAA